One genomic segment of Natrialbaceae archaeon AArc-T1-2 includes these proteins:
- a CDS encoding SLC13 family permease encodes MSNLDSHVLWSYLWRLNAQTKAYLQLDGSRIAQDLDGVSDEALAKTARSDGGYDEPTDAGGPGGGDDSPFDVGDGYGRRQKSGFVLGPVLFALISLSPTPAGLEPEAQAVAAVTAWVAVWWMSEAIPIPATSLLPIVLFPLTGALPVAETTPSYAHPLIFLFMGGFFLAMAMQRWGLHKRIALRTIKLVGTRPSQLILGFMLATAFLSMWVSNSATVMMMVPIALGVIYQTGDLIDDAGLEIDTSEGEFSFGVALMLCIAYGASVGGVATLIGTPPNILFASQAETLFDQRITFGEWMVYGVPIAVLGLGIVYVYVTRIALSPEFDQLPVGVDTIDRELERLGVMGRQERLVLVVFVGMALSWIGASLVDQVGLLSVPDDADTIVAIGGAMVLFLLPTETDDGEFTFLLDWTNAKDIPWGVILLFGGGLAIAEGFSETGLAVWIGDGLTALEGVSLLVILFVVVVMTVFLTEVTSNTATTAMLMPILASVAVGIKVHPYGLMIAGATAASFAFMLPVATPPNAIVFGSGYITIPKMAKVGVGLNVIGILLITALALLWLPIAWGIDVTTVPAEFLEAAGSDQHGVAADPLTLLTLRLT; translated from the coding sequence ATGTCGAACCTGGATAGCCACGTGCTCTGGTCGTATCTGTGGCGTCTCAACGCACAGACGAAGGCGTATCTTCAGCTCGATGGCAGCCGGATCGCCCAGGATCTAGACGGCGTGAGCGACGAGGCGCTCGCGAAAACTGCACGTTCGGACGGCGGGTACGACGAACCGACTGACGCGGGGGGGCCGGGCGGTGGGGACGACTCGCCGTTTGACGTCGGTGACGGTTACGGACGCCGACAAAAGAGCGGGTTCGTGCTCGGACCCGTTCTCTTTGCCCTGATCTCTCTCTCGCCGACGCCTGCAGGACTCGAGCCGGAAGCACAGGCCGTCGCGGCCGTCACAGCATGGGTCGCCGTCTGGTGGATGTCCGAAGCGATCCCGATCCCGGCGACCTCGCTGCTTCCGATCGTTCTCTTTCCGCTGACCGGCGCGCTGCCGGTCGCGGAGACGACACCGTCGTACGCCCATCCGCTGATCTTCCTGTTCATGGGTGGCTTTTTCCTCGCGATGGCCATGCAGCGATGGGGTCTCCACAAGCGGATCGCCCTGCGGACGATCAAACTCGTCGGTACCCGGCCCTCGCAGCTCATCCTCGGGTTCATGCTCGCGACGGCGTTTCTCTCGATGTGGGTCTCGAACAGCGCGACCGTCATGATGATGGTCCCGATCGCGCTCGGAGTCATCTACCAGACCGGCGACCTGATCGACGACGCCGGCCTCGAGATCGACACAAGCGAAGGCGAGTTCTCCTTCGGCGTCGCGTTGATGCTCTGTATCGCCTACGGGGCGTCGGTCGGCGGCGTCGCGACGCTCATCGGCACGCCACCGAACATCCTCTTTGCCAGCCAGGCCGAGACGCTGTTCGATCAGCGCATCACGTTCGGCGAGTGGATGGTCTACGGCGTCCCCATCGCCGTCCTCGGGCTCGGAATCGTCTACGTCTACGTCACCCGTATCGCGCTCTCGCCGGAGTTCGACCAGCTCCCGGTCGGCGTCGATACCATCGACCGCGAACTCGAGCGGCTGGGTGTGATGGGTCGTCAGGAACGACTGGTGCTCGTCGTCTTCGTCGGGATGGCGCTTTCGTGGATCGGAGCGAGTCTGGTCGATCAGGTCGGGCTCCTCTCCGTCCCCGACGACGCGGACACGATCGTCGCCATCGGCGGTGCGATGGTGCTTTTCTTGCTCCCAACCGAGACCGACGACGGAGAGTTCACGTTCCTGCTCGACTGGACGAACGCGAAAGACATCCCCTGGGGCGTCATCCTGTTGTTCGGTGGCGGACTGGCGATCGCTGAGGGCTTCAGCGAGACCGGACTCGCAGTCTGGATCGGCGACGGACTCACCGCACTCGAGGGCGTCTCGCTGCTCGTGATCCTCTTCGTGGTCGTCGTCATGACCGTCTTCCTCACCGAAGTCACCTCGAACACGGCGACGACGGCGATGCTCATGCCGATCCTTGCCAGTGTCGCGGTCGGCATCAAGGTACACCCCTACGGGCTGATGATCGCCGGTGCGACCGCTGCCTCTTTCGCATTCATGCTTCCGGTCGCGACGCCGCCGAACGCGATCGTTTTCGGCAGCGGCTACATCACCATCCCGAAGATGGCGAAAGTCGGTGTCGGACTCAACGTGATCGGCATCCTCCTGATCACCGCGCTCGCGTTGCTGTGGCTCCCGATCGCCTGGGGAATCGACGTGACGACGGTCCCTGCCGAGTTCCTCGAGGCGGCTGGGAGTGACCAACACGGCGTGGCGGCCGACCCGTTGACTCTCCTGACACTCCGTCTGACGTAA
- a CDS encoding cell division protein SepF — translation MGFMDTILGGGTSRSTEDYVELDLDDVSDHAGDATMQVHIAEIDGQASAIDIKDAVYDGDIVIADITRLRTNDSTSEHVIDELRQVAREVDGDIVQKGDDQIIITPTGIAISREKLGR, via the coding sequence ATGGGCTTCATGGATACGATTCTCGGCGGCGGAACGTCGCGATCCACCGAGGATTACGTCGAACTCGACCTCGACGACGTCTCCGATCACGCCGGCGACGCGACGATGCAGGTACACATCGCCGAAATCGACGGCCAGGCATCGGCGATCGACATCAAAGACGCCGTCTACGACGGCGATATCGTCATCGCTGACATCACCCGTCTGCGGACGAACGACAGCACGTCCGAACACGTCATCGACGAACTCCGCCAGGTCGCCCGCGAGGTCGACGGCGACATCGTCCAGAAAGGCGACGATCAGATCATCATCACCCCGACCGGCATCGCCATCAGTCGCGAGAAACTCGGCCGGTAA
- a CDS encoding elongation factor EF-2 yields MGRRKKIVQECERLMDEPENIRNIAIAAHVDHGKTTLSDNLLAGAGMISDETAGEQLAMDTEEDEQERGITIDAANVSMTHEYEGTNHLINLIDTPGHVDFGGDVTRAMRAVDGALVVVDAVEGAMPQTETVLRQALREGVKPTLFINKVDRLISELQEGPQEMQERLLAVIHDVNELIRGMTEEMDDVDDWTVSVEDGTVGFGSALYKWGVSMPSMQRTGMDFGDIMEMERSDQRQELHERTPLSDVVLDMVCEHFPNPVDAQPRRIPRIWRGDAESDLAEGMRLVDETGEVVFMVTDISMDPHAGEIASGRVFSGSLEKGQELYVSGTAGKNRVQSVGIYMGGEREEVDEVPAGNIAAVTGLRDAIAGSTVSSAEMTPFESIEHISEPVITKSVEAKSMDDLPKLIETLRQVSKEDPTIQIDINEDTGEHLISGQGELHLEVITQRIEKNQGIPVNTGEPIVVYREAPQQASAEVEGISPNRHNRFYISVEPMGEELVETIRLGEASMDMPEQERREALQEAGMDKDTSQNVETIHGTNILIDDTKGIQHLNETMELVVEGLEEALDNGPLANEPVQGSLIRLHDARLHEDTIHRGPAQVIPATREAVHKAMIDAEIKMLEPMQDVRIDVPNDHMGAASGEIQGRRGRVDDMYQEGDLMVVEGIAPVDEMIGFASDIRSATEGRASWNTENAGFEVMSDSLQTEKIMEIRERKGMKLELPESIDYI; encoded by the coding sequence ATGGGCCGACGCAAGAAGATCGTACAGGAGTGTGAACGGCTGATGGACGAGCCGGAGAACATCCGGAACATCGCCATCGCCGCTCACGTCGACCACGGCAAGACGACACTCTCCGACAATCTGCTCGCCGGCGCGGGCATGATCTCCGACGAGACCGCCGGAGAACAGCTCGCGATGGACACCGAAGAAGACGAACAGGAACGCGGGATCACCATCGACGCGGCGAACGTCTCGATGACCCACGAGTACGAGGGGACGAACCACCTCATCAACCTCATCGACACGCCGGGCCACGTCGACTTCGGTGGCGACGTCACGCGTGCGATGCGTGCCGTCGACGGGGCGTTGGTGGTCGTCGACGCCGTCGAGGGGGCGATGCCCCAGACCGAGACGGTGTTGCGACAGGCACTGCGCGAGGGCGTCAAGCCGACGCTTTTCATCAACAAGGTCGACCGTTTGATCTCCGAACTGCAGGAAGGTCCCCAGGAGATGCAGGAGCGACTCCTCGCCGTCATCCACGACGTCAACGAACTCATCCGCGGCATGACCGAGGAGATGGACGACGTCGACGACTGGACCGTCTCCGTCGAAGACGGCACCGTCGGCTTCGGCTCCGCGCTGTACAAGTGGGGCGTCTCGATGCCCTCGATGCAGCGCACCGGCATGGACTTCGGCGACATCATGGAGATGGAGCGCAGCGACCAGCGCCAGGAACTCCACGAGCGCACGCCGTTGTCGGACGTCGTGCTCGACATGGTCTGTGAGCACTTCCCGAACCCTGTCGACGCACAGCCCCGCCGTATCCCGCGCATCTGGCGCGGTGACGCCGAGAGCGACCTCGCCGAAGGGATGCGTCTCGTCGACGAGACCGGCGAGGTCGTCTTCATGGTCACGGACATCTCGATGGACCCACACGCCGGCGAGATCGCCTCCGGTCGTGTCTTCTCGGGTAGCCTCGAGAAGGGCCAGGAGCTGTACGTCTCCGGCACCGCGGGCAAGAACCGCGTCCAGTCCGTCGGGATCTACATGGGTGGCGAGCGCGAGGAAGTCGACGAAGTTCCTGCTGGTAACATCGCCGCCGTCACCGGTCTCCGGGACGCCATCGCCGGCTCGACCGTCTCGAGTGCGGAGATGACGCCCTTCGAGTCGATCGAGCACATCTCCGAGCCGGTCATCACGAAGTCCGTCGAGGCAAAGAGCATGGACGACCTGCCGAAGCTCATCGAGACCCTGCGGCAGGTTTCCAAGGAAGACCCGACGATCCAGATCGACATCAACGAGGACACCGGCGAACACCTGATCTCCGGGCAGGGTGAACTCCACCTCGAGGTCATCACCCAGCGTATCGAGAAGAACCAGGGCATCCCCGTGAACACGGGTGAGCCGATCGTCGTCTACCGCGAGGCACCCCAGCAGGCAAGCGCCGAGGTCGAGGGAATCTCGCCGAACCGTCACAACCGCTTCTACATCTCCGTCGAGCCGATGGGCGAGGAGCTTGTCGAGACGATCAGGCTCGGCGAGGCGTCGATGGACATGCCCGAGCAGGAACGCCGCGAGGCCCTACAGGAGGCCGGCATGGACAAGGACACGTCCCAGAACGTCGAGACCATCCACGGGACGAACATCCTCATCGACGACACGAAGGGTATCCAGCACCTAAACGAGACGATGGAGCTGGTCGTCGAAGGGCTCGAGGAGGCACTCGACAACGGTCCACTCGCCAACGAGCCGGTCCAGGGCTCGCTCATCCGCCTGCACGACGCCCGGCTCCACGAGGACACTATCCACCGCGGTCCGGCACAGGTCATCCCGGCAACGCGTGAGGCGGTCCACAAGGCGATGATCGACGCCGAGATCAAGATGCTCGAGCCGATGCAGGACGTCCGGATCGACGTGCCCAACGACCACATGGGTGCGGCAAGCGGCGAGATTCAGGGTCGTCGTGGCCGCGTCGACGACATGTACCAGGAAGGCGACCTGATGGTCGTCGAGGGTATCGCCCCCGTCGACGAGATGATCGGCTTCGCGAGCGACATCCGCTCTGCGACCGAAGGACGTGCGTCCTGGAACACCGAAAACGCCGGCTTCGAGGTCATGTCCGACTCGCTGCAGACCGAGAAGATCATGGAGATCCGCGAGCGCAAGGGTATGAAGCTCGAGCTGCCCGAGTCGATCGACTACATCTAG
- a CDS encoding DUF5781 family protein has product MDIRVHGSGPAAPFLGARDLFETERDLSRPVHVRIRDDPDVRTWAAHYDDCHVLNISRQAASSALARELAIHEFAHMARHEEAHPSHTQSTEEVLYLALAGKSVERRKLSHCYQIANHMKDIYADDITLAVGPGEKLLAFLESSLATALADRPQSPPRPGLERISPAADPEITAVNAAFALALCERHDLLEDDHRLYDLAHAAAMDAPEVDFEWFRRRFRDLVREPDSSTYRKLLVEATRSYVGGRPAAD; this is encoded by the coding sequence ATGGATATACGAGTACACGGATCGGGCCCCGCGGCTCCCTTTCTCGGAGCCCGTGACCTCTTCGAGACCGAACGCGATCTCTCTCGACCCGTCCACGTCCGGATTCGCGACGATCCCGACGTTCGAACCTGGGCCGCCCACTACGACGATTGCCACGTGCTGAACATCTCCAGACAGGCCGCCTCGAGCGCGCTCGCCCGCGAACTCGCCATCCACGAGTTCGCCCACATGGCTCGTCACGAGGAGGCCCACCCCTCCCACACCCAGTCGACAGAGGAAGTGCTCTATCTCGCACTGGCCGGCAAGAGCGTCGAACGCCGCAAACTCTCTCACTGCTATCAGATCGCGAACCACATGAAAGACATCTACGCCGACGACATTACGCTGGCCGTCGGCCCGGGCGAGAAACTGCTCGCCTTCCTCGAGTCCAGTCTCGCGACCGCGCTCGCGGATCGGCCACAGTCGCCACCCCGCCCCGGCCTCGAGCGCATCTCGCCTGCCGCCGACCCAGAGATCACAGCCGTCAACGCCGCGTTCGCACTCGCACTCTGTGAGCGTCACGACCTGCTCGAGGACGATCACCGGCTGTACGACCTTGCACACGCGGCCGCGATGGACGCCCCCGAGGTCGATTTCGAGTGGTTCCGCCGTCGATTTCGAGACCTCGTACGAGAGCCCGACTCGAGTACCTACCGCAAGCTGTTAGTCGAGGCGACGCGGTCGTACGTTGGTGGGCGGCCGGCAGCGGATTGA
- a CDS encoding CARDB domain-containing protein — MRYDDIISGLNTVDEAIDNEDLKNIDENLAYLDELYSGVKPTERTRMARLQVAKNESDLTNEELEPLSEYERWYLTTVFARGGFLTASELYLIDPIEIDSNELSDMVSDLISREMGLKNATHKANSILRGIELPSQIDILSFSTTESPLFGKFVTSKIDIKNIGDDTATGITAKLKSKTLGVEQSVTIDSLDPNDSHTTTFELEASTEGTANLTAVVETENAGSLTETDTVTVRTEKSVVNTSLETIISLEDLVKEELGQKGAKRSIVSKLNAASQSLNRALTAIERGQNKQASNAIKTAMNQLESLLNSVNKNRRDQITESSFPHRKVVNHINIILEHLADVESIK, encoded by the coding sequence ATGAGATATGATGATATCATTTCGGGGCTGAACACTGTAGACGAGGCGATCGATAACGAAGACCTCAAGAATATCGATGAGAATCTCGCTTATTTGGATGAGCTGTATAGTGGTGTTAAACCCACGGAGCGAACACGGATGGCTCGGTTACAGGTAGCAAAAAACGAGTCCGATCTTACAAACGAGGAGCTTGAACCGCTAAGTGAATACGAAAGATGGTATCTTACAACGGTTTTTGCCCGAGGAGGTTTTCTAACAGCGAGCGAACTATACCTAATCGATCCGATAGAAATCGACTCCAACGAGTTGAGTGATATGGTTTCAGACCTCATTAGCCGGGAAATGGGGTTAAAAAATGCAACTCATAAAGCCAACTCGATACTTCGGGGTATTGAATTACCATCACAAATTGATATCCTATCCTTCTCAACTACTGAATCGCCATTATTTGGCAAATTTGTTACATCTAAAATAGATATTAAAAATATTGGTGATGATACTGCTACTGGAATCACAGCTAAATTAAAATCAAAAACGCTTGGTGTCGAGCAGTCAGTTACGATCGATAGTCTCGATCCAAATGACAGTCATACAACTACATTTGAGCTAGAAGCTTCGACAGAAGGCACAGCCAACCTGACTGCAGTAGTAGAAACAGAGAACGCAGGATCACTGACCGAAACTGATACTGTGACAGTTCGGACGGAAAAATCAGTGGTCAATACTTCACTAGAGACGATCATAAGTCTAGAAGATTTGGTCAAAGAAGAGCTAGGTCAGAAGGGAGCAAAACGCTCAATCGTGTCGAAGCTTAACGCAGCAAGTCAAAGCCTGAACCGTGCACTAACAGCGATCGAACGTGGACAAAACAAACAGGCAAGTAATGCGATAAAGACCGCCATGAACCAGCTCGAGTCGCTTCTGAACTCGGTCAACAAAAATCGTAGGGATCAAATCACTGAATCGTCTTTTCCTCATAGGAAAGTCGTAAACCATATAAATATTATACTTGAGCATCTAGCAGACGTGGAGAGTATAAAGTGA
- a CDS encoding LamG-like jellyroll fold domain-containing protein, with protein MDGYNHSPGRRTFLKYSSTGIASVGVGLSSVRRGAGESSDGDETELDDSGEPIDDSDERAPVTVQSLPTNPESPPDGTIEANDYEWLPDGAPETGTDHALRLTDDGGVAPEFRFSTSDDFTIDYHWRHHSGGELAYMFNDLDSESSGFRAFTNGIAGDGLYFRNVFGGSDVAYGRDVQDGSWYNVRVVLDASDETYTVYIDGEEIGRSHYNGDGWVARDLFRVMGRESGSSTMVDYDQFVMAPAAIHPGEGELSSDLLSYELDDGTGSRVANSSESAGSELPDRFEELRAGKLEMASHIADISQDIDEVSRVESTLDDLADELQAGTVEVEAANSTVERMIMGRDITELSLAGLGPVSVSSPEDPISRVGEPSDSLATDDSFTIVGKAVENITMLTASMFVALRGLKHIAAWISKISPRVGNALENIDEGINKIFNILPFAKGFLREVSVDLSEEAETEAEELDSPEDEGETLYSLIKTTFDNEYRDPAANFVMGGFEAGVEFMLDHFDSEIGIDDDEFDLEVDDTAGDRKVNVQEDIIDECKAVNDELRVTGFVSAAGGYLAGGGALLTLGSWGTGAPVGTAMAIIGTFVGASFAFLGSMTAANSIFTIRNLHDDGLMEISEGV; from the coding sequence ATGGATGGGTACAACCATTCGCCTGGACGGCGGACGTTTCTCAAGTACAGCAGCACAGGAATCGCGAGTGTCGGAGTCGGTCTCTCGAGCGTCAGACGCGGGGCTGGCGAATCGAGCGACGGAGACGAAACGGAACTCGATGACAGTGGAGAACCGATCGACGACAGCGACGAGCGAGCGCCGGTCACAGTCCAGTCGCTGCCGACGAATCCGGAATCGCCGCCGGACGGAACGATCGAAGCGAACGATTACGAGTGGCTCCCGGATGGGGCGCCGGAGACGGGCACCGACCACGCGCTCAGGCTGACCGACGATGGCGGCGTCGCACCGGAGTTTCGGTTTTCGACGTCGGACGATTTCACGATCGATTACCACTGGCGACACCACTCCGGCGGTGAGCTGGCCTACATGTTCAACGACCTCGACAGCGAGAGCTCCGGCTTTCGGGCGTTCACCAACGGGATCGCAGGCGACGGCCTCTACTTCCGGAACGTCTTCGGCGGGAGCGACGTTGCGTACGGACGCGACGTTCAGGACGGAAGCTGGTACAACGTTCGAGTCGTCCTCGATGCTAGCGACGAAACGTACACGGTCTACATCGACGGCGAAGAGATCGGACGGAGCCATTACAACGGTGACGGCTGGGTCGCTCGGGATCTGTTTCGGGTGATGGGACGAGAATCGGGCTCGTCGACGATGGTGGACTACGATCAGTTCGTGATGGCGCCAGCGGCGATTCATCCAGGTGAAGGCGAGCTCAGTTCCGATCTCCTCTCCTACGAACTCGACGACGGGACGGGAAGTCGAGTCGCGAACAGTTCCGAATCCGCTGGCAGCGAGCTTCCGGATCGATTCGAGGAGTTGCGAGCCGGGAAACTGGAGATGGCGAGCCACATCGCGGATATAAGCCAGGATATCGATGAGGTGTCTCGAGTCGAATCGACGTTGGACGATCTTGCTGACGAACTTCAGGCGGGCACTGTCGAAGTAGAGGCTGCGAACTCGACAGTTGAGAGAATGATAATGGGCCGGGACATAACCGAATTATCACTAGCGGGGCTAGGTCCCGTCTCGGTTTCTTCCCCAGAAGATCCTATATCACGGGTTGGAGAACCATCTGACTCACTAGCAACAGATGATTCATTTACTATTGTTGGAAAAGCTGTTGAGAATATAACTATGCTCACTGCGAGTATGTTCGTTGCACTAAGGGGTCTCAAGCATATTGCAGCGTGGATATCAAAGATTAGCCCGAGGGTCGGCAATGCATTGGAGAATATCGATGAGGGTATCAACAAAATCTTTAATATTCTTCCTTTTGCTAAGGGTTTTCTGAGGGAAGTATCTGTAGATCTAAGTGAGGAAGCTGAGACAGAAGCAGAAGAATTGGACAGTCCGGAAGACGAAGGAGAAACACTCTACAGTTTGATCAAAACTACATTCGATAACGAGTATCGGGATCCAGCCGCCAACTTTGTGATGGGGGGATTTGAAGCGGGTGTCGAGTTTATGCTTGATCACTTTGATAGTGAGATCGGTATTGACGATGATGAATTTGACCTGGAAGTTGATGACACTGCAGGAGACAGAAAAGTGAATGTGCAAGAGGATATCATCGATGAATGCAAAGCCGTCAACGACGAATTGCGCGTGACTGGATTCGTTTCGGCAGCAGGTGGCTACCTAGCAGGTGGCGGTGCACTACTAACTCTTGGATCATGGGGAACAGGAGCTCCAGTCGGCACTGCAATGGCTATCATTGGGACGTTTGTTGGAGCTAGCTTTGCGTTCCTCGGTTCAATGACTGCCGCAAATAGTATATTTACTATCCGAAATCTCCATGACGATGGTCTCATGGAGATAAGCGAGGGTGTGTAA
- a CDS encoding DUF305 domain-containing protein: protein MAGFATASDHEKNDGHDFDKDKRGHDKDDIDSEGPFNDADILFMQGMIPHHEQAIEMAELIPGRTDREELCELGPEIIEVQEAEIKQLNEWLAEAGVDPDDHDMAHEDMDGVLTDDEMDDLREAEDQEFDCLFAEYMIRHHEGAIVMSEEVLEEGRSRRVADLATEIIDVQQEEIEMMACWRVNWGC, encoded by the coding sequence GTGGCGGGCTTCGCTACTGCGAGCGACCACGAGAAAAACGACGGTCACGACTTTGACAAGGACAAACGAGGACACGACAAGGATGATATCGATTCAGAGGGCCCGTTCAACGACGCCGACATCCTGTTCATGCAGGGAATGATCCCCCATCACGAACAGGCGATCGAGATGGCCGAGCTCATTCCAGGACGAACCGACCGCGAGGAGCTGTGTGAGCTTGGCCCGGAGATAATCGAGGTCCAAGAGGCAGAGATCAAACAGTTGAATGAGTGGCTCGCCGAGGCTGGGGTCGATCCCGACGATCACGACATGGCTCACGAGGACATGGACGGTGTGTTGACCGACGACGAGATGGACGACCTCCGGGAGGCCGAGGACCAGGAGTTTGACTGTCTGTTTGCCGAGTACATGATCCGCCATCACGAGGGTGCGATCGTGATGTCCGAGGAGGTGCTCGAGGAGGGCCGATCACGACGCGTCGCAGATCTCGCGACGGAGATTATCGACGTCCAGCAAGAAGAGATCGAGATGATGGCGTGCTGGCGAGTGAACTGGGGTTGTTAA
- a CDS encoding 30S ribosomal protein S7, which translates to MAAEDQPEPEAPAGGGDVSAQLFGRWDVDEIEYGDPSTERYISVTPVAHTAGRHASKQFKKSEVSIVERFINRLMQTEENTGKKQQTLNLVREAFELVHERTEENPIQVLVTAVENAAPREETVRLKYGGISVPKAVDVAPQRRVDQALKFLAEGVQNDSFKSPTPAEEAIANQLVGAANYDVGTYAISQKEEKERVAAAAR; encoded by the coding sequence ATGGCGGCAGAAGACCAACCCGAACCCGAGGCCCCAGCCGGCGGCGGCGACGTCTCCGCACAGCTGTTCGGTCGGTGGGACGTCGACGAGATCGAGTACGGCGATCCCTCGACGGAGCGGTACATCTCCGTTACCCCCGTGGCTCACACGGCGGGTCGACACGCCAGCAAGCAGTTCAAGAAAAGCGAGGTCTCGATCGTCGAACGGTTCATCAACCGTCTGATGCAGACCGAGGAGAATACGGGCAAGAAACAACAGACGCTCAACCTCGTGCGCGAGGCGTTCGAACTCGTCCACGAGCGCACCGAGGAGAACCCCATCCAGGTGCTCGTCACGGCCGTCGAGAACGCCGCACCCCGCGAGGAGACCGTCCGTCTCAAGTACGGTGGCATCTCGGTCCCGAAAGCGGTCGACGTCGCCCCCCAGCGCCGGGTCGACCAGGCGCTTAAGTTCCTCGCCGAAGGCGTCCAGAACGACTCGTTCAAATCGCCCACCCCGGCCGAGGAGGCCATCGCCAACCAGCTCGTCGGCGCGGCCAACTACGACGTCGGTACGTACGCGATCAGCCAGAAAGAAGAAAAAGAGCGCGTGGCGGCAGCTGCACGCTAA
- a CDS encoding 30S ribosomal protein S12: MANGKYAARKLKKDRQNQRWSDSDYARRERGLREKSDPLEGAPQGRGIVLEKVGIEAKQPNSAIRKCVRVQLIKNGKQVTAFCPGDGAISFIDEHDEVTIAGIGGAKGRAMGDLSGVNYKVEKVNGVSLIELVRGNAEKPVR; encoded by the coding sequence ATGGCAAACGGCAAGTACGCCGCGCGCAAGCTCAAGAAGGACCGCCAGAACCAGCGGTGGTCCGACTCGGACTACGCGCGCCGCGAACGCGGACTTCGAGAGAAGTCCGACCCGCTCGAGGGCGCTCCCCAGGGCCGGGGTATCGTACTCGAGAAAGTCGGTATCGAAGCGAAACAGCCCAACTCGGCGATCCGAAAGTGCGTCCGGGTCCAGCTGATCAAAAACGGCAAGCAGGTCACCGCCTTCTGTCCCGGTGACGGCGCTATCTCGTTCATCGACGAACACGACGAGGTCACCATCGCCGGGATCGGTGGTGCGAAGGGTCGTGCGATGGGCGACCTCTCGGGTGTCAACTACAAGGTCGAGAAGGTAAACGGCGTCTCGCTGATCGAACTCGTCCGCGGGAACGCGGAGAAACCGGTGCGATAA